A genomic segment from Spinacia oleracea cultivar Varoflay chromosome 3, BTI_SOV_V1, whole genome shotgun sequence encodes:
- the LOC110796680 gene encoding heavy metal-associated isoprenylated plant protein 28, with the protein MADLQIVPAYKSVEPQYVEMKVPLYSFGCERKVKKALSNLRGIYSVNVDYAEQKVTVWGICNKYDVLTTIKNKRKDAEFWNPEDNIKLEETGVYKIRRNANNNSSNAILTKAKSFSYRALRKVFNRTHSF; encoded by the exons TGTAGAGCCTCAATATGTGGAGATGAAGGTTCCTTTGTATTCTTTTGGGTGTGAAAGAAAGGTGAAGAAGGCTTTGAGTAACTTAAGAG GAATATACTCGGTAAATGTAGACTATGCGGAACAAAAGGTGACAGTGTGGGGAATATGCAACAAGTATGACGTGCTAacaacaatcaagaataagaGAAAAGATGCTGAATTTTGGAATCCTGAAGACAACATCAAATTAGAAGAAACAGGAGTTTACAAGATTAGAAGAAATGCTAATAACAATAGTAGTAATGCCATTTTGACCAAAGCCAAGTCTTTTAGTTACAGAGCTCTAAGAAAAGTATTCAACAGAACCCACTCTTTCTAA